In the genome of Phlebotomus papatasi isolate M1 chromosome 2, Ppap_2.1, whole genome shotgun sequence, one region contains:
- the LOC129801618 gene encoding uncharacterized protein LOC129801618: MILKIFLCIFLYISFKVSGQTFTFPEFDYKETSKNELSFREFESACDQTNRCSALKPGILRTKCVRECISPSCYQDVYRFNELEEGEIDVRLHSFKGCFIQRLGRSRN, encoded by the exons ATGATacttaaaattttcctttgtatTTTCCTCTATATTTCTTTCAAAGTCTCGGGGCAGACATTCACATTTCCTGAATTTGACTACAAAGAAACCAGCAAGAAT GAACTATCCTTTCGCGAATTCGAATCGGCTTGTGACCAGACCAATCGATGCAGTGCCCTGAAGCCAGGAATTCTGAGGACTAAGTGTGTCCGGGAGTGCATTTCTCCATCTTGCTATCAAGACGTCTATCGCTTCAATGAGCTGGAAGAGGGAGAGATTGATGTAAGACTTCATTCCTTCAAGGGATGTTTTATTCAGCGCCTGGGACGATCCAGGAACtga